A genomic window from Solanum dulcamara chromosome 11, daSolDulc1.2, whole genome shotgun sequence includes:
- the LOC129872615 gene encoding uncharacterized protein LOC129872615, protein MFRYVPTVESKEKRKKEQTDTYLVFTLTSGTSIADKHPTEAIRKSKKLAFQEEDIAISPSMYSDQLDVPIINPTTPGTTYPTPTMDSPPPPSTTQPITNPSPYMNPNPNPNPNPNPNPNPNPNPNPNPNPNPNPNPNPNPNPNPAPSNNPGPSTGGTWCVASPTASTTALQVALDYACGFGGADCSTIQSGGSCYDPNTIKDHASYAFNDYYQKNPAPTSCDFGGTAQLTYTDPSSGNCHYASSKSTPTTPPAQPPPTLPPPSLPPPSTMTPINPNTSGGQNGFGSEPTDYGAEPTSTPSGADNLSSNFQFLFAVASFMVAVTAIHF, encoded by the exons ATGTTTCGATATGTTCCTACAGTTG AatctaaagaaaaaagaaagaaagaacaaaCTGACACCTACCTGGTATTTACACTTACTTCAGGTACAAGCATTGCAGACAAGCATCCCACAGAAGCCATCAGAAAAAGCAAGAAACTAGCATTCCAAGAGGAGGACATTGCCATTTCACCTTCCATGTATTCTGACCAGCTAGATGTTCCCATTATTAATCCAACAACCCCAGGTACAACATATCCAACCCCTACGATGGATAGCCCCCCGCCACCATCTACCACACAGCCAATAACGAACCCTAGTCCATACATGAATCCTAACCCAAACCCAAATCCTAATCCAAACCCAAATCCAAACCCAAACCCAAACCCAAACCCAAACCCAAacccaaatccaaatccaaatccaaatcctaACCCAAACCCAAACCCAGCCCCGAGCAACAATCCGGGGCCTTCTACTGGGGGGACTTGGTGTGTAGCCAGTCCCACTGCTTCAACAACTGCTCTGCAAGTAGCACTGGACTATGCGTGTGGCTTTGGAGGTGCAGATTGTTCAACTATTCAGTCTGGCGGAAGCTGCTACGATCCAAACACAATTAAAGACCATGCTTCCTATGCTTTCAATGACTACTACCAAAAGAATCCAGCTCCCACAAGCTGTGATTTTGGAGGAACAGCACAGCTTACTTATACTGACCCAA GCTCTGGGAACTGTCACTATgcatcatcaaaatcaacccCTACCACACCACCTGCACAGCCACCCCCTACCCTGCCACCCCCTTCTCTGCCACCTCCAAG CACAATGACGCCAATAAATCCAAACACCTCAGGTGGACAGAATGGTTTTGGTTCTGAACCAACAGATTATGGTGCAGAACCAACAAGTACCCCCAGTGGAGCAGATAATTTATCAAGCAACTTCCAGTTTCTCTTTGCCGTGGCCTCTTTCATGGTGGCAGTTACAGCAATTCATTTCTAA
- the LOC129872982 gene encoding cold-regulated 413 inner membrane protein 2, chloroplastic has translation MMSLSLSLSSPTHHFASYNKQLCALRSPQSHHTRISQYKLQQSSSFLGYNPLRVSIDRSGEMKVKRRGGVVCYAAALAPRTLQCVCAISSVVLMLAKGTAIHKAFLVPLFALQAPMAVVSWIQGEYGIWSAFLALLVRLFFSFPGELELPFIALLMVIVAPYQVANLRGTKEGVILSLAIAAYLGFQHFTRAGSLQKAFDQGSIIATLAIICILAVPCLLLI, from the exons ATGATGTccctttctctttctctctcttctccTACACACCATTTTGCTTCTTACAATAAACAATTATGCGCTTTGAGATCTCCTCAATCTCATCACACTAGGATTTCTCAGTACAAGTTGCAGCAAAGCTCCAGTTTTCTTGGCTATAACCCTCTCAG AGTGTCAATTGATCGAAGTGGAGAGATGAAGGTGAAGAGACGTGGAGGAGTGGTTTGTTATGCTGCGGCTCTTGCTCCTAGAACTCTACAGTGTGTCTGTGCTATTTCCTCTGT GGTACTCATGCTTGCAAAGGGCACTGCTATTCACAAGGCTTTTCTTGTTCCTTTATTTGCTTTACAAGCCCCTATGGCAGTTGTCTCGTGGATCCA GGGTGAATATGGCATTTGGTCAGCATTTTTGGCACTTCTTGTTCGgctcttcttctcctttcctG GTGAACTGGAATTGCCATTTATAGCATTGTTGATGGTAATTGTGGCTCCTTATCAAGTTGCAAACCTAAG GGGGACAAAGGAAGGTGTCATTCTTTCCTTGGCAATAGCAGCTTATCTGGGTTTCCAGCATTTCACACGTGCTGGCAGCTTGCAGAAGGCGTTTGATCAAGGTTCAATTATTGCCACCCTAGCCATCATATGTATTCTTGCTGTGCCATGCTTGCTCTTGATTTGA
- the LOC129873211 gene encoding two-component response regulator ORR10-like, protein MDTQFHVLAVDDSIIDRKLIERLLKTSSYQVTVVDSGSKALEFLGLLSHEENEVREVGVNLIITDYSMPEMTGYDLLRKIKGSSYLKDIPVIIMSSENVPSRINRCLEEGAEEFFLKPVQQSDVNRIRPHLMRDKPNTLKRKAMVESISPDKTRKYNNNNLCGIFLQNICE, encoded by the exons ATGGATACACAATTTCATGTTCTAGCTGTCGATGACAGTATTATTGATAGAAAACTCATTGAAAGGCTTCTCAAAACATCTTCTTACCAag TTACTGTTGTGGATTCTGGAAGTAAAGCTTTAGAGTTTCTTGGATTGTTGAGTCATGAGGAGAATGAAGTAAGAGAAGTGGGAGTGAATTTGATAATTACAGATTATAGCATGCCTGAAATGACTGGTTATGATTTATTGAGGAAGATTAAAGGATCATCTTATTTGAAGGATATTCCAGTAATAATTATGTCATCAGAAAATGTTCCATCAAGAATTAATAGATGTTTGGAAGAAGGAGCTGAAGAGTTTTTTCTTAAGCCAGTTCAACAATCAGATGTTAATAGAATTAGGCCCCATTTGATGAGGGACAAACCAAATACTCTCAAGAGAAAGGCTATGGTTGAATCCATTTCCCCtgacaaaacaagaaaatacaacaacaacaacttgtGTGGCATCTTTTTGCAGAACATTTGTGAGTGA